TACTTCTGGAATGTCTTCAATAAAAAAGATGTAAGTCTTTTATAAATGTAAAATATTAGCATAAAAAAATCGGATGAATTTTATCCGATTTTTTTATGCTTTTAAATGTTTTATATTAAAACTGCCAACCTAATGTTAACAAGAATAAATTGTTGTCTAATTTAACTTTTGGGGCATACGTATTAGGTAAAGAAACAAAATTGTAGCTTGTGTCAATATAATCTGTTCCACCTATTAACTGTTGGTATTTTTGAGTTTGGTATTGATAAGCAGCATCAATATAGAATCCTCCAAAATCGTATCCTAAACCAAAACTTGCACGGTTAATATCTCCTTGAAAAGCTTTAGATAAAACAGCAGCGTTTGTTACCACATTGTTTTCATTTGCTAAATCGATAGAGAAATCTTTGTAAGGAGAAGTGACATAGTTGTATCCGGCTCTTACTTTGAAACGATCTACACGATACTCTGCACCAACTCTAACTTCGCTCGAGTTCTTTACAAAATGATTGATGAAGTTGTTTGTATTATTGAAATATTGAGAAGGTTTTAATTTTGTGTCGTTATTCATGTGGTACGTATAATCAGCACCAATTGATAAGTTTTTACCCACAACAAAACCTAAACTTCCTACTAAACGTCCACCACGAGTCATGTCATAATCTGAAGAATACATATAGTAAGAATCAACTGCTCCATCATTGTTAAAGTTTGCAGCATAATAATCTTCAGCAACATTGTACCAAACAGGAGAATGATAAGCTGCTCCTAAACGTACATTGTGGTTCACTTTGTAAATAGCTCCTAAAGAGAACGAAAAGCCTTGTCCTATTTCACTATAAGGTGCGCCATCTGCGTTATAAACATAGGTTTGACCATTGTTATCATCACGTTCGGCATATTGTTCAAATCCTGAATAATTTGTTTCATGAAAATTTAATCCTGCACCTAAATAGATTTTATCATCATAACTTGTACCTAAATTAACCGAGAATTTAGATTTGTATCCGTCAATATCTTTAATGTAACCATTAAAAGTTCCATCAGGATCAGTAAACTTAATCCCTTCGTTCGTGCCAATTGTTGAATAATTGTCTAAGCGTTGATTAAGAAAAGCTACTCCAACAGAAAACCTGTTCCATTTAGAACCAGGGTTTTCGAAAACAAATGTTCCTCCGAATTGTTGAAAATCAAAATTACTATCAGATTCTTTTATTTTTGTTCCAAAAGTAGTTGTGTTGTTAAATGTAGAAACTCCAGCTG
This portion of the Empedobacter stercoris genome encodes:
- a CDS encoding OmpP1/FadL family transporter: MKKIITSLCTLIGAFAFAQQGTGYDTQYSTNAINLYSQDINSGNAKYIGVGGAVGALGSDINSVEQNPAGLGVAINSDVQFTAGVSTFNNTTTFGTKIKESDSNFDFQQFGGTFVFENPGSKWNRFSVGVAFLNQRLDNYSTIGTNEGIKFTDPDGTFNGYIKDIDGYKSKFSVNLGTSYDDKIYLGAGLNFHETNYSGFEQYAERDDNNGQTYVYNADGAPYSEIGQGFSFSLGAIYKVNHNVRLGAAYHSPVWYNVAEDYYAANFNNDGAVDSYYMYSSDYDMTRGGRLVGSLGFVVGKNLSIGADYTYHMNNDTKLKPSQYFNNTNNFINHFVKNSSEVRVGAEYRVDRFKVRAGYNYVTSPYKDFSIDLANENNVVTNAAVLSKAFQGDINRASFGLGYDFGGFYIDAAYQYQTQKYQQLIGGTDYIDTSYNFVSLPNTYAPKVKLDNNLFLLTLGWQF